From the genome of Oryza glaberrima chromosome 1, OglaRS2, whole genome shotgun sequence:
tctcattatcttttaaaatttttataaatatatttagtcgACATGTAGTGAACGGGTGAACATATGTTCACCCGGGTTATTAAAAGAGTTTTCGTATACGTATACGGTGAGGTACGTATACGTATGTATGTACGTAGGTACCCGGAGGAGGTCGCGGACGAGGAAGTCGGGGATGTACTTGGGCGGGCGGTGGACGCAGAGCGCCATCAGCCGCCGGAACGCCTTCCCGTCTGCCGGCGCCATCAGCTCCGTCACCTCCGCCACGCCGCCcttcgccgccagcgccgcgtcGTCCTCCGCCCCCTTCGCCAGGTCGGCGTCGCACAGCACCACCTTCCCCACCTCCACCtggccgtcgccggccgtcgtcgacaGCGCCCGCGCTAGGTGCCGCGCCACCAGCCCGCCGTAGCTGGTGCCCACGATGTGCAGTTCCCGGCGTTCGCCGCCGAGGCCTGGGaggtgcgcgccgccgctggtgaggagcgcggcgatggcggcggcctgGAACGCGTcggagcgcggcgcggcgcgggtggtggaggcgccgaagaagaggagggTCGGGACCACCAGGTCGAAGTGGCGGGAGAGCGGGCCCACCTGCGCGCCCCACTGCCACGTCGGGTCCGGCCCGAAGCCATGGACGagcaccaccaccggccgccgccccgccgccgccgcggcggcggcggcgccattcTTGGAAGGGAGGATCAGGAGAGAGGAGTGCGCCCAGAAGTGGAGCGtcgtgccgtcgtcgtcgacgacggcggagcCTGGCCGGAGGCCGGCGGAGGCGAACATCCGCCGGAACATGGCGCTGATGAGAGACACGGCGAACCCCATGgccgccgctctctctctcgagcTCTGAGCTGTGTCTGTGACTGAACGATCAGTTTGGCTCCATGAATATCGAATCGTCGAAATGGATTTAAAATTGGATTTATAATCACCTGCTAGCTGTAAATGACTTAGTGGAGAATAATAAATTCAAATTCTACACAAtatttttctccccttttttctCAAAAGGAGTTTGAAAATTGCAGTATATTCTCTTTGCTGGCTTGCTGCAACCACttcaaagaaaaggagagttcaTGC
Proteins encoded in this window:
- the LOC127766393 gene encoding uncharacterized protein LOC127766393, translating into MGFAVSLISAMFRRMFASAGLRPGSAVVDDDGTTLHFWAHSSLLILPSKNGAAAAAAAAGRRPVVVLVHGFGPDPTWQWGAQVGPLSRHFDLVVPTLLFFGASTTRAAPRSDAFQAAAIAALLTSGGAHLPGLGGERRELHIVGTSYGGLVARHLARALSTTAGDGQVEVGKVVLCDADLAKGAEDDAALAAKGGVAEVTELMAPADGKAFRRLMALCVHRPPKYIPDFLVRDLLRKYFADKREEKIRLIKEIVTEEQDSQLNSPLPQEILIIWGEFDQIFPVEKAHKVKEMLGEKATVKIIPNTGHLAHQEDPKMFNDILLKFLLPSPAVANGAK